One Maniola jurtina chromosome 24, ilManJurt1.1, whole genome shotgun sequence DNA window includes the following coding sequences:
- the LOC123877822 gene encoding THO complex subunit 3 isoform X1 codes for MKDSKSAQTPIEDLNELRSYFSTHNVVREYISHSSKVHSVGWSCDGRRLASGSFDKSVAIFNLERSRLVQDFVFRGHTGSVDQLCWHASHPDLLSTASGDKSVRIWDTRSRKCSATITTKGENINIAWSPNGATIAVGNKEDLVSFIDARNYKVVSMYVTEEQFNFEVNEISWNNTSDLFFLTNGLGCVHILTYPTLELQTVLKAHPGTCICIEHDPTGRYFATGSADALVSLWDVNELACLRVFSRLEWPVRTLSFSFDGRLLASASEDHIIDIGDTETGEKVAEIPVSAATFTVAWHPARYLLAFACEDKEPPERKRDAGNLKLWGLSNS; via the exons atgaagGATTCCAAATCAGCCCAAACTCCAATAGAGGATTTGAATGAACTGCGAAGTTATTTCTCGACACACAATGTAGTCCGCGAATACATTTCTCACAGTTCTAAAGTGCATTCTGTAGGTTGGTCTTGCGATGGGCGACGACTTGCTTCTGGGTCTTTTGATAAAAGTGTAGCTATATTCAATTTGGAGAGAAGCAGATTG gtcCAAGATTTTGTATTCAGAGGTCACACAGGGTCCGTAGACCAGTTGTGTTGGCACGCCTCACATCCAGACCTCTTGAGTACGGCCAGCGGGGACAAATCTGTGCGAATATGGGATACAAG ATCACGCAAATGTTCAGCGACAATAACAACAAAAGGGGAAAATATAAACATTGCATGGTCACCAAATGGTGCTACCATCGCAGTGGGGAACAAGGAGGACCTCGTCTCATTCATAGATGCCAGAAATTATAAAGTTGTAAGT ATGTAT GTGACTGAAGAGCAATTTAACTTTGAAGTGAACGAGATCTCATGGAATAACACATCAGATTTATTCTTCTTGACAAATGGTCTTGGATGTGTTCATATATTGAC ATATCCCACCCTGGAGCTACAGACAGTATTAAAGGCGCATCCGGGCACATGTATATGTATAGAACACGATCCCACGGGGCGATACTTCGCCACGGGGTCAGCTGATGCCTTGGTGTCACTATGGGATGTCAATGAACTAGCTTGTTTGAGAGTATTCTCTAG GTTAGAGTGGCCGGTCCGTACGTTGTCATTCAGTTTCGATGGTCGGCTGCTTGCGTCGGCGAGTGAAGACCACATCATTGACATAGGAGATACAGAAACTG GTGAGAAAGTAGCGGAGATCCCCGTATCAGCAGCCACGTTCACAGTGGCCTGGCACCCGGCGCGATATCTGCTGGCCTTCGCGTGTGAAGACAAGGAGCCGCCGGAGAGGAAGCGCGACGCCGGGAACTTGAAGCTGTGGGGCCTCAGCAACTCCTAG
- the LOC123877822 gene encoding THO complex subunit 3 isoform X2, producing the protein MKDSKSAQTPIEDLNELRSYFSTHNVVREYISHSSKVHSVGWSCDGRRLASGSFDKSVAIFNLERSRLVQDFVFRGHTGSVDQLCWHASHPDLLSTASGDKSVRIWDTRSRKCSATITTKGENINIAWSPNGATIAVGNKEDLVSFIDARNYKVVTEEQFNFEVNEISWNNTSDLFFLTNGLGCVHILTYPTLELQTVLKAHPGTCICIEHDPTGRYFATGSADALVSLWDVNELACLRVFSRLEWPVRTLSFSFDGRLLASASEDHIIDIGDTETGEKVAEIPVSAATFTVAWHPARYLLAFACEDKEPPERKRDAGNLKLWGLSNS; encoded by the exons atgaagGATTCCAAATCAGCCCAAACTCCAATAGAGGATTTGAATGAACTGCGAAGTTATTTCTCGACACACAATGTAGTCCGCGAATACATTTCTCACAGTTCTAAAGTGCATTCTGTAGGTTGGTCTTGCGATGGGCGACGACTTGCTTCTGGGTCTTTTGATAAAAGTGTAGCTATATTCAATTTGGAGAGAAGCAGATTG gtcCAAGATTTTGTATTCAGAGGTCACACAGGGTCCGTAGACCAGTTGTGTTGGCACGCCTCACATCCAGACCTCTTGAGTACGGCCAGCGGGGACAAATCTGTGCGAATATGGGATACAAG ATCACGCAAATGTTCAGCGACAATAACAACAAAAGGGGAAAATATAAACATTGCATGGTCACCAAATGGTGCTACCATCGCAGTGGGGAACAAGGAGGACCTCGTCTCATTCATAGATGCCAGAAATTATAAAGTT GTGACTGAAGAGCAATTTAACTTTGAAGTGAACGAGATCTCATGGAATAACACATCAGATTTATTCTTCTTGACAAATGGTCTTGGATGTGTTCATATATTGAC ATATCCCACCCTGGAGCTACAGACAGTATTAAAGGCGCATCCGGGCACATGTATATGTATAGAACACGATCCCACGGGGCGATACTTCGCCACGGGGTCAGCTGATGCCTTGGTGTCACTATGGGATGTCAATGAACTAGCTTGTTTGAGAGTATTCTCTAG GTTAGAGTGGCCGGTCCGTACGTTGTCATTCAGTTTCGATGGTCGGCTGCTTGCGTCGGCGAGTGAAGACCACATCATTGACATAGGAGATACAGAAACTG GTGAGAAAGTAGCGGAGATCCCCGTATCAGCAGCCACGTTCACAGTGGCCTGGCACCCGGCGCGATATCTGCTGGCCTTCGCGTGTGAAGACAAGGAGCCGCCGGAGAGGAAGCGCGACGCCGGGAACTTGAAGCTGTGGGGCCTCAGCAACTCCTAG
- the LOC123877789 gene encoding NADPH-dependent diflavin oxidoreductase 1 yields the protein MGNIDRLIVLYGSQTFTAQEVAERIWRTTKVLGFKGPVQAMDDYPISRLIHEELALFVCSNTGQGDEPDNMKKFWKFLLRKNLPANSLVKLKFGVVGLGDSSYSKFNFVGKKLHKRLIQLGATPLLNIALCDYQHDLGHDAVLIPWTKDFFTKMRDYFPNMPTDTNTSFIPRWKVSILKNEDYQNGHSLNKDIYYAKGYRDNFLEVHYLEVEQNVRTTDVTHFQDVRLITFKTMEDDKLGYNPGDIFNIRPRNSEEDVNDLFDIFRTHNMDMKPHYRLLVEENYEGMPVPDFLKEPLTLYEIAEQYWDLKAYPTQYVFSLLALVSEDRLERDKCIELSSPEGQEDWLNYCRRPKRTILEVLHDFHKSTSKLTIDILFELFSAIKPRSFSIANSCLPSQGRKLDILVAVVKYYTKLKKPRLGLASNWLKCLNVGDQVYGWVKKGSLKFPMDMNIPHILIGPGTGLAPFRSVIQDRVYKDSAHKDVLHLFFGCRYRDKDFHCREELLKMVEEEKLTLYCAFSRDQEDKIYVQHKIKEHSDELWHLINDKGAYTYISGNAKNMPNSVREALVEVFCTRGALNSQRAKEMLASIEREGRLQLETW from the exons ATGGGCAATATAGATCGGCTCATAGTTTTATACGGTAGCCAGACTTTCACCGCACAGGAAGTAGCTGAAAGAATATGGCGTACAACGAAGGTATTGGGGTTCAAAGGCCCTGTACAGGCGATGGACGATTACCCTATTTCCCGGCTCATACACGAGGAATTAGCCTTGTTCGTCTGCTCAAACACAGGCCAAGGAGACGAGCCAGATAATATGAAAAAGTTTTGGAAGTTTCTACTGCGGAAAAACCTTCCAGCAAACTCTTTAGTGAAACTGAAATTTGGAGTGGTAGGATTAGGTGATTCCTCGTATTCGAAGTTCAATTTTGTGGGCAAAAAGCTTCACAAACGACTCATACAGTTGGGTGCTACGCCTCTTCTAAATATAG CTCTATGCGACTATCAACACGATCTAGGTCATGATGCAGTTCTAATACCCTGGACCAAAGATTTCTTCACAAAAATGCGAGATTACTTCCCAAACATGCCTACAGACACAAACACATCATTTATCCCTCGCTGGAAAGTTTCTATTCTTAAAAATGAGGATTATCAAAACGGGCACAGTTTAAATAAGGATATTTACTATGCTAAAGGTTATAGAGATAATTTTTTAGAGGTGCATTACTTGGAAGTTGAACAAAATGTTAGGACAACAGATGTTACACATtttcag GATGTACGATTAATAACATTTAAAACTATGGAAGATGACAAATTAGGTTACAATCCTGGTGATATATTCAACATAAGGCCCCGAAACTCTGAAGAAGATGTAAATGATCTATTTGACATCTTTCGTACACATAATATGGACATGAAACCACATTATCGCTTGTTAGTTGAAGAAAACTACGAAG GCATGCCAGTACCAGATTTCCTCAAAGAACCACTAACTTTGTATGAAATAGCAGAACAATACTGGGACCTGAAAGCGTACCCCACACAATACGTCTTCTCTCTTCTAGCACTAGTGTCGGAGGATAGGTTAGAGAGAGACAAGTGTATAGAACTCAGCTCGCCCGAGGGTCAGGAAGACTGGCTTAACTATTGTAGGAGGCCGAAAAGGACTATTCTTGAG GTGCTCCACGATTTCCACAAATCAACCTCCAAGCTTACAATAGACATACTATTCGAGTTATTCTCTGCAATAAAACCTAGATCTTTCTCCATAGCGAATAGTTGCCTGCCTTCCCAGGGAAGAAAGTTAGATATTCTAGTCGCGGTGGTCAAATATTATACCAAGCTCAAGAAGCCAAGGTTGGGTTTGGCGTCCAATTGGCTCAAATGTTTGAATGTTGGCGACCAAGTTTATGGGTGGGTTAAGAAGGGTAGTTTGAAATTTCCCATGGATATG aatatcCCGCACATTTTGATAGGTCCCGGAACAGGCCTAGCCCCATTCAGAAGTGTAATCCAAGACAGAGTATACAAGGACTCTGCACATAAAGACGTTTTACATCTATTCTTTGGTTGTCGCTACAGGGATAAAGATTTCCACTGTAGAGAAGAATTGTTGAAAATGGTTGAAGAAGAGAAGTTGACTTTGTATTGCGCTTTTTCGAGGGATCAGGAGGATAAAAT ATACGTCCAACACAAAATAAAGGAGCACAGCGACGAACTGTGGCATCTGATCAACGATAAAGGCGCGTACACATACATCTCGGGCAACGCCAAGAATATGCCTAACAGTGTGCGCGAGGCCTTAGTCGAGGTGTTCTGCACACGCGGGGCCCTCAACTCACAGCGAGCTAAAGAAATGCTTGCTTCTATCGAACGTGAGGGTAGATTGCAACTCGAAACTTGGtaa
- the LOC123877780 gene encoding uncharacterized protein LOC123877780 isoform X1 has translation MSSIPCQICGCTDLNLVDGFYYCVECGTQDTTLRETIVEKTIYCDYGEQKGTDVKRYSTVLKDAFQMSGEWCKWHAYNFILAALADELLAVGAKPTVKMKVQWIWLRYIKKYQTKDEPEATMFENKTSNEQEEKKSTKDDTDDEYDSESDEGERKNKVGYHKADITKITVSLFVAILYTALNLDSSDIQLSHLYQYIREGRLSIPDCYKFIPKEIPFKLIPNRKQFESSVYIPSGGNITPIQTRALSFELIKQLDLGVPLVPDLNKIIDNFITELCLPNDFKDLVLSLTRSMPCDFLEVDDECMKRPVCIPDYEAFCMAYILLALKMCFGLDCDYENKLSDAVDEINSERDYLKSYKLGMHSEPTNRLFSFREWCMFLQCRKMILCKYYLPLARQYNFPADNAVFMEHSNPRKTQIMKLSYDVAMDILNKIPTDDARVIPKKEFHATVTPLTTYTDVIREHIDDVELKLRLCEDFTQYSLKYATRDLKFPECETNNEGVNKINKTVNTHLIVGNYVQNTGNTKVVVVRNCDNKNWLTTKPPKVKHITKIKSDSEDDCSSELASETETNETWSDIDTDSSDFSEMTSDSDTDESGSDDDDNDSLSELSQTETDESGLLEEDSEHESEEETEEICDVVGPNEETEEKCDIIEEEDEELCIFDDDFGNLKIKTEIEKKIDREETDDNVFNFETNMDASKTERHENNIDVHDSYINEYDSKIDIHDTFSETSFPERVPTTFDRQKLIEELIEIACKKYKISVPKQKDNERPVKRKNFENSEAGVSAPKRKRSIDRTKAGEAKKQTQGLLTAYYENIHNDVLLQISEQVRNAIETAQTQAECNIADDAPGNIAEEELDNITNGAVRNITDDTLNNQTEEIDAQNQNDVNGDLQNDTNVVDDDQTASLHDGSTQDDTANSAIDDGDAEFNIEELLPKIEPNFDPRTHDIEQLYVKFKDEFDDFDFSKIDNDPDISDIIEKKIAEFRDFNENDKPQHQNDTGKDKTSESNESDTDITSKRDKLKQKSYMRATSEEYLVLNRKIKMFGYWLKTYSSRNYIDRRRLTHKFDIELGENTPKSFFFVINECAAISNSSNFSLYKKLNAWENRILNKDCGTLMDRFI, from the exons ATGTCTTCAATTCCTTGCCAAATCTGCGGTTGTACAGATTTGAATCTCGTAGACGGATTCTACTACTGTGTGGAGTGTGGTACCCAAGATACGACTCTTAGGGAGACTATTGTGGAGAAAACTATATATTGTGACTATGGTGAACAGAAGGGGACAGATGTAAAGAGATACAGTACAGTTCTGAAGGATGCTTTCCAGA TGAGTGGAGAGTGGTGTAAGTGGCACGCCTACAACTTTATTCTAGCCGCTTTGGCAGATGAACTCTTAGCGGTTGGGGCAAAACCCACAGTCAAAATGAAAGTGCAATGGATATGGCTACGATACATCAAAAAATATCAGACAAAAGATGAACCAGA AGCCACAATGTTTGAAAACAAGACTTCAAATGaacaagaagaaaaaaaatcaactaAAGATGACACTGATGATGAATATGATTCTGAAAGCGACGAAGGAGAGAGAAAAAATAAAGTTGGATATCATAAAGCGGACATTACCAAAATTACCGTTTCCTTGTTTGTAGCTATACTATACACAGCCTTAAACTTAGATAGCAGTGACATACAGTTAAGTCACTTGTATCAGTATATAAGAGAGGGTCGTTTAAGTATCCCCGATTGTTATAAGTTCATTCCCAAAGAAATACCATTCAAGTTAATACCCAATCGTAAGCAATTCGAAAGTAGCGTCTACATTCCGTCCGGTGGTAACATCACGCCGATACAAACTCGCGCATTATCTTTCGAACTTATCAAACAGTTGGACTTAGGTGTCCCTTTAGTGCCTGACTTGAACAAAATCATAGACAACTTTATTACAGAGTTGTGTCTTCCAAACGATTTCAAGGATTTAGTCTTATCCTTAACCAGGTCGATGCCATGTGATTTCTTAGAAGTAGACGATGAGTGTATGAAACGTCCAGTTTGTATACCAGATTATGAAGCCTTTTGTATGGCTTATATTTTGTTAGCTCTGAAAATGTGCTTCGGGTTAGACTGCGACTACGAGAATAAGTTATCAGATGCGGTTGACGAAATAAATAGTGAACGGGATTACCTGAAGTCTTATAAACTCGGCATGCATTCGGAACCAACGAATAGGCTGTTTTCCTTTCGAGAGTGGTGTATGTTCCTGCAGTGTAGAAAAATGATcctatgtaaatattatttacctttGGCGCGTCAGTATAATTTTCCTGCAGATAATGCTGTCTTCATGGAGCATTCGAATCCAAGGAAGACACAAATTATGAAGTTAAGCTACGACGTAGCTATGgatattttgaacaaaatcccTACCGATGATGCGCGCGTCATTCCTAAGAAAGAATTTCATGCTACTGTTACTCCTCTGACTACTTATACAGATGTTATAAGAGAGCACATTGATGATGTTGAATTGAAATTACGCCTTTGTGAAGATTTCACTCAGTATTCTCTTAAATATGCTACACGAgacttgaaatttcccgaatgTGAAACGAATAATGAAggagtgaataaaataaataaaactgtaaataCACATTTAATAGTCGGTAATTATGTACAAAATACAGGTAACACTAAGGTGGTGGTAGTGAGAAATTGTGACAACAAAAATTGGCTTACGACCAAACCTCCTAAGGTAAAACATATTACCAAGATAAAATCAGACAGTGAAGATGATTGCAGTAGTGAACTGGCATCCGAAACGGAAACAAATGAAACCTGGTCAGACATTGATACTGATTCGAGTGATTTCAGTGAAATGACATCTGATTCGGACACAGATGAAAGTGGatcagatgatgatgataatgattctCTTAGTGAACTATCTCAAACGGAAACAGATGAAAGCGGACTACTGGAGGAAGATTCAGAACATGAGTCAGAAGAAGAAACTGAGGAAATATGTGACGTCGTAGGTCCCAATGAAGAAACTGAAGAAAAGTGTGACATTattgaagaagaagatgaagaACTATGCATATTCGATGATGATTTTgggaatttgaaaataaaaacagaaatcgAGAAGAAAATTGACCGAGAAGAAACAGATGACAatgtatttaattttgaaaCAAATATGGACGCCAGTAAAACGGAGAGGCATGAGAATAATATCGATGTACATGATAGTTACATCAATGAATACGACAGCAAAATCGATATCCACGATACTTTCAGTGAAACTTCGTTTCCTGAAAGGGTACCAACAACTTTTGACAGACAGAAGCTTATAGAAGAATtgatagagatagcttgtaaaaagtataaaatatccGTACCGAAACAAAAAGATAACGAGAGACCTGTGAAAaggaaaaattttgaaaacagcGAAGCTGGAGTAAGTGCACCGAAAAGAAAGAGATCTATTGACAGAACGAAGGCAGGGGAGGCAAAGAAACAAACACAGGGACTACTCACTGCATATTACGAAAATATACACAATGACGTGTTACTGCAAATATCTGAACAAGTTAGAAATGCTATTGAAACTGCTCAAACTCAAGCAGAATGTAATATTGCCGATGATGCACCGGGAAATATTGCAGAAGAAGAACttgataatataacaaatggTGCAGTACGTAATATTACAGATGATACACTAAATAATCAGACAGAAGAAATAGATGCACAAAATCAAAATGACGTCAATGGAGACCTCCAAAATGATACAAATGTCGTAGACGATGATCAAACTGCATCCCTCCATGACGGTAGTACCCAAGACGACACAGCCAATAGTGCAATCGATGATGGTGATGCCGAATTTAATATCGAAGAGTTGTTGCCCAAAATTGAACCAAACTTTGATCCGAGAACACATGACATCGAACAATTATACGTGAAGTTTAAAGATGAGTTTGACGATTTCGATTTCTCTAAAATTGATAATGATCCAGATATTAGTGATAttattgaaaagaaaattgCAGAATTCcgtgattttaatgaaaatgataaacCACAACACCAAAATGATACTGGTAAAGACAAAACCAGTGAGTCAAATGAATCGGACACTGACATCACATCGAAACGTGACAAGTTAAAACAGAAATCATATATGAGGGCCACATCAGAAGAATATCTTGTACTAAATAGAAAGATTAAAATGTTTGGGTACTGGTTGAAAACTTATAGCTCGAGAAATTATATTGACCGTAGACGTTTGACCCACAAGTTTGATATAGAATTGGGggaaaacactccaaaaagtttCTTTTTTGTTATAAACGAGTGTGCTGCTATATCAAATAGTTCCAATTTCAGCCTTTATAAGAAATTAAATGCTTGGGAGAATAGGATATTAAATAAAGATTGTGGTACCTTAATGGACCGTTTTATATAA
- the LOC123877780 gene encoding uncharacterized protein LOC123877780 isoform X2, protein MSSIPCQICGCTDLNLVDGFYYCVECGTQDTTLRETIVEKTIYCDYGEQKGTDVKRYSTVLKDAFQMSGEWCKWHAYNFILAALADELLAVGAKPTVKMKVQWIWLRYIKKYQTKDEPEATMFENKTSNEQEEKKSTKDDTDDEYDSESDEGERKNKVGYHKADITKITVSLFVAILYTALNLDSSDIQLSHLYQYIREGRLSIPDCYKFIPKEIPFKLIPNRKQFESSVYIPSGGNITPIQTRALSFELIKQLDLGVPLVPDLNKIIDNFITELCLPNDFKDLVLSLTRSMPCDFLEVDDECMKRPVCIPDYEAFCMAYILLALKMCFGLDCDYENKLSDAVDEINSERDYLKSYKLGMHSEPTNRLFSFREWCMFLQCRKMILCKYYLPLARQYNFPADNAVFMEHSNPRKTQIMKLSYDVAMDILNKIPTDDARVIPKKEFHATVTPLTTYTDVIREHIDDVELKLRLCEDFTQYSLKYATRDLKFPECETNNEGVNKINKTVNTHLIVGNYVQNTGNTKVVVVRNCDNKNWLTTKPPKVKHITKIKSDSEDDCSSELASETETNETWSDIDTDSSDFSEMTSDSDTDESGSDDDDNDSLSELSQTETDESGLLEEDSEHESEEETEEICDVVGPNEETEEKCDIIEEEDEELCIFDDDFGNLKIKTEIEKKIDREETDDNVFNFETNMDASKTERHENNIDVHDSYINEYDSKIDIHDTFSETSFPERVPTTFDRQKLIEELIEIACKKYKISVPKQKDNERPVKRKNFENSEAGVSAPKRKRSIDRTKAGEAKKQTQGLLTAYYENIHNDVLLQISEQVRNAIETAQTQAECNIADDALRNITDDTLNNQTEEIDAQNQNDVNGDLQNDTNVVDDDQTASLHDGSTQDDTANSAIDDGDAEFNIEELLPKIEPNFDPRTHDIEQLYVKFKDEFDDFDFSKIDNDPDISDIIEKKIAEFRDFNENDKPQHQNDTGKDKTSESNESDTDITSKRDKLKQKSYMRATSEEYLVLNRKIKMFGYWLKTYSSRNYIDRRRLTHKFDIELGENTPKSFFFVINECAAISNSSNFSLYKKLNAWENRILNKDCGTLMDRFI, encoded by the exons ATGTCTTCAATTCCTTGCCAAATCTGCGGTTGTACAGATTTGAATCTCGTAGACGGATTCTACTACTGTGTGGAGTGTGGTACCCAAGATACGACTCTTAGGGAGACTATTGTGGAGAAAACTATATATTGTGACTATGGTGAACAGAAGGGGACAGATGTAAAGAGATACAGTACAGTTCTGAAGGATGCTTTCCAGA TGAGTGGAGAGTGGTGTAAGTGGCACGCCTACAACTTTATTCTAGCCGCTTTGGCAGATGAACTCTTAGCGGTTGGGGCAAAACCCACAGTCAAAATGAAAGTGCAATGGATATGGCTACGATACATCAAAAAATATCAGACAAAAGATGAACCAGA AGCCACAATGTTTGAAAACAAGACTTCAAATGaacaagaagaaaaaaaatcaactaAAGATGACACTGATGATGAATATGATTCTGAAAGCGACGAAGGAGAGAGAAAAAATAAAGTTGGATATCATAAAGCGGACATTACCAAAATTACCGTTTCCTTGTTTGTAGCTATACTATACACAGCCTTAAACTTAGATAGCAGTGACATACAGTTAAGTCACTTGTATCAGTATATAAGAGAGGGTCGTTTAAGTATCCCCGATTGTTATAAGTTCATTCCCAAAGAAATACCATTCAAGTTAATACCCAATCGTAAGCAATTCGAAAGTAGCGTCTACATTCCGTCCGGTGGTAACATCACGCCGATACAAACTCGCGCATTATCTTTCGAACTTATCAAACAGTTGGACTTAGGTGTCCCTTTAGTGCCTGACTTGAACAAAATCATAGACAACTTTATTACAGAGTTGTGTCTTCCAAACGATTTCAAGGATTTAGTCTTATCCTTAACCAGGTCGATGCCATGTGATTTCTTAGAAGTAGACGATGAGTGTATGAAACGTCCAGTTTGTATACCAGATTATGAAGCCTTTTGTATGGCTTATATTTTGTTAGCTCTGAAAATGTGCTTCGGGTTAGACTGCGACTACGAGAATAAGTTATCAGATGCGGTTGACGAAATAAATAGTGAACGGGATTACCTGAAGTCTTATAAACTCGGCATGCATTCGGAACCAACGAATAGGCTGTTTTCCTTTCGAGAGTGGTGTATGTTCCTGCAGTGTAGAAAAATGATcctatgtaaatattatttacctttGGCGCGTCAGTATAATTTTCCTGCAGATAATGCTGTCTTCATGGAGCATTCGAATCCAAGGAAGACACAAATTATGAAGTTAAGCTACGACGTAGCTATGgatattttgaacaaaatcccTACCGATGATGCGCGCGTCATTCCTAAGAAAGAATTTCATGCTACTGTTACTCCTCTGACTACTTATACAGATGTTATAAGAGAGCACATTGATGATGTTGAATTGAAATTACGCCTTTGTGAAGATTTCACTCAGTATTCTCTTAAATATGCTACACGAgacttgaaatttcccgaatgTGAAACGAATAATGAAggagtgaataaaataaataaaactgtaaataCACATTTAATAGTCGGTAATTATGTACAAAATACAGGTAACACTAAGGTGGTGGTAGTGAGAAATTGTGACAACAAAAATTGGCTTACGACCAAACCTCCTAAGGTAAAACATATTACCAAGATAAAATCAGACAGTGAAGATGATTGCAGTAGTGAACTGGCATCCGAAACGGAAACAAATGAAACCTGGTCAGACATTGATACTGATTCGAGTGATTTCAGTGAAATGACATCTGATTCGGACACAGATGAAAGTGGatcagatgatgatgataatgattctCTTAGTGAACTATCTCAAACGGAAACAGATGAAAGCGGACTACTGGAGGAAGATTCAGAACATGAGTCAGAAGAAGAAACTGAGGAAATATGTGACGTCGTAGGTCCCAATGAAGAAACTGAAGAAAAGTGTGACATTattgaagaagaagatgaagaACTATGCATATTCGATGATGATTTTgggaatttgaaaataaaaacagaaatcgAGAAGAAAATTGACCGAGAAGAAACAGATGACAatgtatttaattttgaaaCAAATATGGACGCCAGTAAAACGGAGAGGCATGAGAATAATATCGATGTACATGATAGTTACATCAATGAATACGACAGCAAAATCGATATCCACGATACTTTCAGTGAAACTTCGTTTCCTGAAAGGGTACCAACAACTTTTGACAGACAGAAGCTTATAGAAGAATtgatagagatagcttgtaaaaagtataaaatatccGTACCGAAACAAAAAGATAACGAGAGACCTGTGAAAaggaaaaattttgaaaacagcGAAGCTGGAGTAAGTGCACCGAAAAGAAAGAGATCTATTGACAGAACGAAGGCAGGGGAGGCAAAGAAACAAACACAGGGACTACTCACTGCATATTACGAAAATATACACAATGACGTGTTACTGCAAATATCTGAACAAGTTAGAAATGCTATTGAAACTGCTCAAACTCAAGCAGAATGTAATATTGCCGATGATGCAC TACGTAATATTACAGATGATACACTAAATAATCAGACAGAAGAAATAGATGCACAAAATCAAAATGACGTCAATGGAGACCTCCAAAATGATACAAATGTCGTAGACGATGATCAAACTGCATCCCTCCATGACGGTAGTACCCAAGACGACACAGCCAATAGTGCAATCGATGATGGTGATGCCGAATTTAATATCGAAGAGTTGTTGCCCAAAATTGAACCAAACTTTGATCCGAGAACACATGACATCGAACAATTATACGTGAAGTTTAAAGATGAGTTTGACGATTTCGATTTCTCTAAAATTGATAATGATCCAGATATTAGTGATAttattgaaaagaaaattgCAGAATTCcgtgattttaatgaaaatgataaacCACAACACCAAAATGATACTGGTAAAGACAAAACCAGTGAGTCAAATGAATCGGACACTGACATCACATCGAAACGTGACAAGTTAAAACAGAAATCATATATGAGGGCCACATCAGAAGAATATCTTGTACTAAATAGAAAGATTAAAATGTTTGGGTACTGGTTGAAAACTTATAGCTCGAGAAATTATATTGACCGTAGACGTTTGACCCACAAGTTTGATATAGAATTGGGggaaaacactccaaaaagtttCTTTTTTGTTATAAACGAGTGTGCTGCTATATCAAATAGTTCCAATTTCAGCCTTTATAAGAAATTAAATGCTTGGGAGAATAGGATATTAAATAAAGATTGTGGTACCTTAATGGACCGTTTTATATAA